The proteins below come from a single Kitasatospora sp. NBC_00315 genomic window:
- a CDS encoding GntR family transcriptional regulator — MSERSPRGTYLQIAEALRVEIGDGSGLSALPSEAELMAQYGVARSTVGRALKILTDEGLIRSRQGARRTVAAAVAGPTVYDRIAGVITEEGLTPGDEFPSESELCKLTDASRGTVRRALAQLEGAGVLEVRQGKGRFVRALPGPSTAPSPS, encoded by the coding sequence GTGAGCGAGCGAAGTCCGCGCGGCACGTACCTGCAGATCGCCGAGGCGTTGCGTGTCGAGATCGGCGACGGTTCCGGGCTGTCAGCCCTACCGTCCGAGGCCGAGCTAATGGCGCAGTACGGCGTGGCCCGGAGCACCGTCGGGCGCGCGCTCAAGATTCTGACGGACGAAGGCCTGATCCGCTCCCGGCAGGGCGCTCGCCGGACCGTGGCGGCCGCGGTGGCAGGGCCCACGGTCTACGACCGGATCGCGGGTGTAATCACCGAGGAAGGGCTGACACCGGGCGACGAGTTCCCGTCGGAGAGCGAGCTCTGCAAGCTGACCGACGCGTCCCGGGGCACCGTACGCCGCGCGCTGGCTCAACTCGAAGGCGCTGGCGTGTTGGAAGTCAGGCAGGGCAAAGGACGCTTTGTCCGCGCGCTGCCGGGCCCGAGCACCGCACCATCCCCCTCCTAG
- a CDS encoding P-loop ATPase, Sll1717 family, with protein MGTSRGEIIIKTAVLKDLDFGARVAEEEAQILASYFVETEQWNQVWNDEVDIVYGAKGAGKSAIYATLVAREPQLLDRDIIISPAENPQGSPAFSSLPRDEQITEDQFIFLWKLYFLSVIVDKFQDQGVNNADVRELVKTLSDTGVLPGRRLSLRRKLANALAYVRLNVSEVEPSIDGAGMVGAGLRIQFREPTPGQRSQGAVAVDDLLEKADNALRLADLNLWLLIDRLDVAFAGDPELEQRALRALFKVYLDIGSIDRIKLKIFLRSDIWKAITESGFREASHITRELTLQWDYDSLLQLTTQRLIRSPKLRAFYTVPEEAVLPTDEQHDLFLRVCPAQVENGPNKPMTFAWCLSRTCDASQQTAPRELIHLLSETRLVQLRRQELGQEEPAGSQLFDGISFKDALPAVSEVRVTKTIYAEHPDLREYIKALEGHKTHHNAQSLAGIWEIPEEQAKAIAMRLVEIGFFEKKPQQEFWVPFLYRPALSLVQGRAEGVGLGVGSDE; from the coding sequence TTGGGAACCAGTCGAGGGGAGATCATCATCAAGACCGCAGTACTGAAGGACTTGGATTTCGGGGCGCGGGTCGCCGAGGAGGAGGCTCAGATCCTGGCCTCGTACTTTGTCGAGACGGAGCAGTGGAACCAGGTCTGGAACGACGAAGTCGACATCGTCTACGGCGCCAAGGGGGCTGGCAAGAGCGCGATCTACGCGACGCTCGTTGCTCGGGAGCCGCAGCTCCTCGACCGTGACATCATCATCAGCCCGGCAGAGAACCCCCAGGGGTCCCCCGCCTTCTCCTCCCTTCCCCGGGACGAGCAGATCACCGAAGATCAGTTCATCTTCCTGTGGAAGTTGTACTTCCTCTCAGTGATCGTGGATAAGTTCCAGGACCAGGGAGTCAACAACGCCGACGTCCGCGAGCTGGTCAAGACGCTCTCTGACACGGGTGTCCTGCCCGGTCGAAGGCTCTCGCTCAGGAGGAAACTGGCCAACGCTTTGGCCTATGTTCGGCTAAACGTCAGCGAGGTCGAGCCGAGCATCGACGGCGCGGGCATGGTCGGAGCCGGTCTTCGCATCCAGTTCCGCGAGCCCACCCCAGGGCAGCGGTCCCAGGGCGCGGTAGCCGTGGACGACCTCCTGGAGAAGGCCGACAACGCGCTCCGACTGGCCGACCTGAACCTGTGGCTGCTGATCGACCGCCTAGACGTTGCCTTCGCCGGAGACCCTGAGCTTGAGCAGCGTGCGCTGCGCGCCCTCTTCAAGGTCTACCTTGACATTGGCAGCATCGATCGGATCAAGCTGAAGATCTTCTTGCGCTCCGACATCTGGAAGGCGATCACTGAGAGCGGCTTCCGAGAGGCCAGCCACATCACTCGCGAGTTGACTCTTCAGTGGGACTACGACTCGCTGCTCCAACTGACTACGCAGCGCCTCATCCGTAGTCCCAAGCTGCGGGCGTTCTACACGGTGCCCGAGGAGGCAGTGCTGCCGACCGACGAGCAGCACGACCTCTTCCTACGTGTCTGCCCTGCCCAGGTGGAGAACGGGCCCAACAAGCCGATGACGTTCGCTTGGTGCCTCTCCCGCACCTGCGACGCGAGCCAGCAGACCGCCCCCCGCGAGCTGATCCACCTTCTCTCTGAGACCCGACTTGTCCAACTCCGCCGTCAGGAACTTGGGCAGGAGGAGCCAGCAGGCAGCCAGCTCTTCGACGGGATCTCGTTCAAGGACGCGCTCCCGGCCGTGTCGGAGGTGCGGGTGACAAAAACGATCTATGCCGAACACCCTGACTTGCGGGAGTACATCAAGGCCTTGGAGGGGCACAAGACCCACCACAACGCGCAGAGCCTCGCTGGTATCTGGGAAATCCCGGAAGAGCAGGCGAAAGCCATCGCGATGCGGCTGGTCGAGATCGGGTTCTTTGAGAAGAAGCCCCAGCAGGAGTTCTGGGTGCCGTTCCTCTATCGGCCCGCGCTGAGCCTCGTGCAGGGCAGGGCCGAGGGTGTCGGCCTTGGGGTCGGTTCGGACGAGTAG
- a CDS encoding beta-glucanase, which yields MKLTHPLLTIALIGATAAAQAGSVAHATGHHRSGVVFSDAFDALSVGPGRDWGWQTAAYAQCVTNPNDAKLDHLTTDALSTDDGHLTITATRRPDGYWDTGLLTTGDSCDSGGNLAEVRTGDTLLAHVRLPDTGSGAWPGLWTWRDGGNELDVFEWHSDRTDSLEFANHLGHSNVLYSAPEIGPGQWVWVGAELGADNVRWLVGTDPDNLTVAYEDHVGVGPDFAAYPVLGLSINNGNFHAAPSSDEPVTLGVDHLTILRP from the coding sequence ATGAAGCTCACCCACCCGCTGCTGACCATCGCGCTGATCGGCGCGACCGCCGCCGCACAGGCCGGCTCGGTCGCCCACGCCACCGGACACCACCGCTCGGGCGTCGTCTTCAGCGACGCCTTCGACGCGCTCTCGGTCGGCCCGGGCCGCGACTGGGGCTGGCAGACCGCCGCCTACGCGCAGTGCGTCACCAATCCGAACGACGCCAAGCTCGACCACCTCACCACCGACGCGCTGAGCACCGACGACGGGCACCTGACCATCACCGCCACCCGGCGGCCGGACGGCTACTGGGACACCGGGCTGCTGACCACCGGCGACTCCTGCGACTCCGGCGGCAACCTCGCCGAGGTCCGCACCGGCGACACCCTGCTCGCCCACGTGCGCCTGCCGGACACCGGCTCCGGGGCCTGGCCCGGCCTGTGGACCTGGCGGGACGGCGGCAACGAACTCGACGTCTTCGAGTGGCACAGCGACCGCACCGACAGCCTGGAGTTCGCCAACCACCTCGGCCACAGCAACGTGCTCTACTCCGCACCCGAGATCGGCCCCGGCCAGTGGGTCTGGGTGGGCGCGGAACTCGGCGCCGACAACGTCCGCTGGCTCGTCGGCACGGACCCGGACAACCTCACCGTCGCGTACGAGGACCACGTCGGCGTCGGCCCGGACTTCGCGGCCTACCCCGTCCTCGGACTCTCCATCAACAACGGCAACTTCCACGCCGCGCCGTCCTCCGACGAGCCGGTCACCCTCGGCGTCGACCACCTGACCATCCTCCGGCCGTAG
- the wecB gene encoding non-hydrolyzing UDP-N-acetylglucosamine 2-epimerase — MNPGGPVAVVLGTRPEIVKLARVVLGLGDRGRLVYTGQHYDDTLSGSHFRGMGLPEPRLRLAGIGGMSRGRQIGAMISALTQAFEADPPRAVIVQGDTNSTSAGAQAAQYCGIPVVHVEAGLRSRDRAMPEEINRQVTGALADLHCAPTAVAADNLRAEGVPEERIALTGNTIVEAVADSLPRPEHSRALLRRYGLTDGGFVLATLHRPENTDDPARLGAILTELGGLGLPVLFPVHPRTLHRAEEYGLRRRLAALGAVDPVDHSTFLGLARHARLLVSDSGGVQEECTVLKKPLIVLRNSTERPEAVDAGFATLLRPGPRLGPVARALIADTTLPARLATRPSPYGDGHAAERIVELTLGLAGLSAPAPLRVPAPHTSPAPSGVPAHRRAAAGAAAAVATPVPTP, encoded by the coding sequence ATGAATCCCGGTGGTCCGGTGGCCGTCGTGCTCGGTACGCGGCCCGAGATCGTCAAACTGGCCCGGGTGGTCCTCGGACTCGGAGACCGCGGTCGCCTCGTCTACACCGGACAGCACTACGACGACACACTCTCCGGAAGTCACTTCCGCGGCATGGGTCTGCCGGAGCCGCGGCTCCGGCTCGCCGGAATCGGCGGAATGTCGCGCGGGCGGCAGATCGGCGCCATGATTTCCGCGCTCACGCAGGCGTTCGAGGCCGATCCACCGCGTGCGGTAATCGTCCAGGGAGACACCAACTCGACCTCGGCCGGCGCCCAGGCCGCGCAGTACTGCGGCATTCCGGTGGTCCATGTGGAGGCCGGGCTGCGCTCCCGCGACCGGGCGATGCCGGAGGAGATCAACCGGCAGGTGACCGGCGCGCTCGCCGACCTGCACTGCGCGCCGACCGCCGTCGCGGCGGACAACCTCCGCGCCGAGGGTGTGCCCGAGGAGCGCATCGCACTCACCGGCAACACCATCGTCGAGGCGGTCGCCGACTCGCTGCCCCGCCCCGAGCACTCCCGGGCACTGCTGCGCCGGTACGGCCTCACCGACGGCGGCTTCGTGCTGGCGACCCTGCACCGGCCGGAGAACACCGACGACCCCGCCCGGCTGGGAGCGATCCTGACCGAACTCGGCGGCCTCGGCCTGCCGGTGCTCTTCCCGGTCCACCCGCGCACCCTGCACCGCGCCGAGGAGTACGGGCTGCGGCGCCGGCTCGCCGCCCTCGGCGCGGTGGACCCGGTCGACCACTCGACCTTCCTCGGCCTCGCCCGGCACGCCCGGCTGCTCGTCTCCGACTCCGGCGGTGTCCAGGAGGAGTGCACCGTGCTGAAGAAGCCGCTGATCGTGCTGCGCAACAGCACCGAGCGGCCGGAGGCCGTGGACGCGGGGTTCGCGACCCTGCTGCGCCCGGGCCCCCGTCTCGGGCCGGTGGCGCGCGCGCTGATCGCCGACACCACCCTCCCCGCGCGCCTGGCCACGCGCCCCTCGCCGTACGGGGACGGGCACGCCGCCGAGCGGATCGTGGAGCTGACGCTCGGCCTGGCCGGCCTGTCGGCTCCCGCGCCCCTCCGGGTGCCCGCCCCGCACACGTCGCCGGCACCGTCCGGCGTCCCCGCCCACCGGCGAGCGGCGGCCGGCGCCGCCGCTGCGGTGGCTACCCCCGTCCCAACCCCGTAA
- a CDS encoding glycosyltransferase family 2 protein: protein MNDGKHALISLAMALTLLFSTMFVCYVVCLVIPFLRHRPRPTGDAADFRWHFFIPCRDEEAVIGDTLAYLRATFPSTHVWVVDDDSQDATGLIAEARQAEDPYVHLIRRRRPEARTGKSDALNAAYRALVDWLPADAPFERIVVGVFDADGHPAPGGLDVMAADHLFGDPAIGAVQSEVRMRNRDDRRPVEDGGRLRNLLARTLVRMQDLEFRTTTAAIQLARRYTRTVGMGGNGQFTRLSAMRGLTAGGTGPWRGALLEDFELGLDLMLDGWRTAYTTDTSVDQEGLWSLRRLIAQRTRWGQGNMQCTRYLAKVWRSPKLTHSGVIEISYYLLLPWFQVFASLVFPVAMVYYGRSLLLSWGDDFFANVGWGVLVGAVLGLSQFAIWGPIYRRRCEPRAGFWRSLGWGLAYAFYIYLFYVTAWRALARIVTGRNQWAKTRRNAEALVTGPTAVEY, encoded by the coding sequence GTGAACGACGGCAAGCACGCGCTGATCAGCCTGGCGATGGCGCTGACGCTTCTCTTCTCCACCATGTTCGTCTGCTACGTGGTGTGCCTGGTCATCCCCTTCCTGCGGCACCGGCCCCGCCCCACGGGTGACGCGGCCGACTTCCGGTGGCACTTCTTCATTCCCTGCCGGGACGAGGAGGCCGTGATCGGCGACACCCTCGCCTACCTGCGGGCCACCTTCCCGTCCACCCACGTCTGGGTGGTCGACGACGACTCGCAGGACGCCACCGGCCTGATCGCCGAGGCCCGTCAGGCCGAGGACCCGTACGTCCACCTGATCCGCCGCCGCCGTCCCGAGGCCCGGACCGGCAAGAGCGACGCGCTGAACGCGGCCTACCGGGCGCTGGTCGACTGGCTGCCCGCCGACGCGCCGTTCGAACGGATCGTGGTGGGCGTCTTCGACGCGGACGGCCACCCGGCGCCCGGCGGACTCGACGTGATGGCCGCCGATCACCTCTTCGGCGACCCCGCCATCGGCGCCGTGCAGTCCGAGGTCCGGATGCGCAACCGCGACGATCGCCGGCCCGTCGAGGACGGCGGCCGGCTGCGGAACCTGCTGGCACGGACCCTGGTGCGGATGCAGGACCTGGAGTTCCGCACCACCACCGCCGCCATCCAGCTCGCCCGCCGCTACACCCGCACGGTGGGCATGGGCGGCAACGGCCAGTTCACCCGGCTCTCGGCCATGCGCGGCCTCACCGCGGGCGGCACCGGGCCGTGGCGCGGAGCGCTGCTGGAGGACTTCGAACTCGGCCTGGACCTGATGCTGGACGGCTGGCGCACCGCCTACACCACGGACACCTCGGTCGACCAGGAAGGGCTGTGGAGCCTGCGCCGGCTGATCGCCCAGCGCACCCGCTGGGGCCAGGGGAACATGCAGTGCACCCGCTACCTGGCGAAGGTCTGGCGCTCGCCCAAACTGACCCACTCCGGCGTCATCGAGATCTCCTACTACCTGCTGCTGCCCTGGTTCCAGGTGTTCGCCTCGCTGGTCTTCCCGGTCGCGATGGTCTACTACGGCCGGTCCCTGCTGCTCAGCTGGGGTGACGACTTCTTCGCCAACGTGGGCTGGGGCGTCCTGGTGGGCGCGGTCCTCGGGCTCTCCCAGTTCGCGATCTGGGGGCCGATCTACCGCCGCCGCTGCGAGCCGCGGGCCGGGTTCTGGCGCAGCCTCGGCTGGGGCCTGGCCTACGCCTTCTACATCTACCTCTTCTACGTCACCGCCTGGCGGGCCCTGGCCCGGATCGTCACCGGCCGCAACCAGTGGGCCAAGACCAGGCGCAACGCCGAGGCGCTGGTCACCGGTCCGACCGCCGTCGAGTACTGA